A region of the Silene latifolia isolate original U9 population chromosome 9, ASM4854445v1, whole genome shotgun sequence genome:
aggtcatttcatacttgtgcttacatctcaggattcgagttgaagaaaatatccaacctttatcaggtttagttatttctcagggccactcgaggagttgtaactgaaatgcatggccatgctcgaatgatgattcgtttatcagttaagttactctctagtcggggaaaccactcttgatattgatcacttgtaaaatacgacctttgtgaatacggattttgcaaattgttttacattgagtgggagaaattttaggatataagaatcggttatcgcacatacacttgtgaggacaagtgggagtttgttggagcttgtgtcctccacaaattagtgtgataatatttataaatctcttataggttcacaagggtatacttcgtattttatcagttgattaacgattacctaataacggttggcttgctagaaagtttgacgttattatcatactgatggcggtgatcaactggtccctaaaagtcacacctaaaggatgtgtttgagagatgtgattatggaagtgtaatcacattgatgccttatatgactaaacagttagttaatgtgatgatgagacgattatttaatgccgattaaataatattagctgagacgaattaactgtcaattcgtaaaatgaatataataagttatatttaattaatgtatataatgtaagcttgaacgaattaagatgttaattcataactaaatataatcggttatatttaattagcaaattataaatatgcgatatttataattaaagtatatattatacgatattgacataataaattattacagaccggcattaataaatcgactgcaagctgttgtatgtagacttattaatacggaataaaataaatgacaatttataaactATACACTTTATATTCATTTTGTGAGCTACCAAAATAAAAAGATTTAATCACCTTATCTTGGTAGGTaggaaaaccgaaaataaggagagaatactccttattatttcggttatatgggccgaaaaagaggaaagaaaattctaccctaattcaCTCCTCTTTCACGGTTTAAGAGAGTGAAGGTAGACCattttttcttaacctaattttaacctagcacactctcatcaaaaatacacacaaaaccctaaaaattaatcagttaattgtgggatctattctagcaagaacaaaggcatatctcacattatcttgggtgcaactgataggtgaatatcattgcgatattgttcttaggccgattttgctaggactaAAGGTTGAATCTTAATCctttactattttgtttatgtaattttcatttatgactagttatcatctttataatttcgttataatccttacaatttaaagggaagtatactgATAATTCCTACACCTACAATAACACACCGTGATTACACCACACCATAGCCTCTATCCTACCCATCGGACCTTCTATGTCTCCCTTCTTACGTCGCCAAACACCATAAGTCAAGGCAGTTccgatttttttttgaatttttgttttttttttggtgcaaaaATTGCACACACAAATctatgggttgcctcccagaagCGCTGTTGTTTAACGTCGTTGGCTCGACATCTCGCGGAGTGGTAAAACCACCTCATATAAGCTTGGAGAGAAAATTTACCTTGACTTACCAACATAAATACACGATGAAGAACGAAAGCAATATTTTACATGGATAGTTTGCACACCTTTCCCGGAGCCCTTCCGGCGAATTTATTTATCAAACCAAGCCTTCTTCTTACCTCTAGATGCCCCTGCATCCTCACGACGATCCCATAAGATGACACACCTTTGTTCTTTAGGAGGGGATCTCTGCAAAACCTCAGACACCTTGCTCGGAATAGGAGATTTTTGACACTCTAATAAATCATGGTTAGCAAAAGTGTCTATAACACACAAAGAATGAACCACAGGAGAGTGGGAGTTAGGTTTATTGATTTCAAATTTAACCACAGTCCCATCAAATTCCATGGTAAGAGAACCTTTAGAGACATAAATCTTAGTTCCTGCAGTTCtaaaaaatggtctccctaataaGACGGGGATAATATCACTCTCACTCTTCATGTCAAGAACATAAAAGTTAGCCGGAAAGACTAACTTACCAACACCAACCATGACATTCTCTACAACCCCCTTAGGATAGACACTAGACCTATTAGCTAGTTGAATTACTACACTAGTGCCTTTTAAAGGTCCAAGTTTAAGTTTTTCATAAATATCATAAGGGATGACATTAATAGATGCCTCTAAATCTAACATGGCCTTTTCAAACCTAAGGTCTCCTATGGTACAAGGAATAGCAAACATACCAGGGTTACTACATTTAGGGGCAAACGTATTTTGAAATAGTGCATAAACATACTCACTAACCTTCCCCTTAGGACCCTTACCCTTCGGTTCATTTTGCTTTCTCTTATGGGTACACAGTTCTTTCAGAAACATAGCATAACGAGGTACAGACTTAAGAAAATTTAAAAGTGGAATATTTACCTCGTAATGGCGAAAAGTCTCATAGATATCACTATCTTTTTCAATCTTCCGCGTGGACTTGAGAGCTTATGGAAAAGGAACTTCCGGTTCATACGTTGGCAATGGTTGCTCATCCACCTTTTCATCGATCTCTTCAActaccttctcttcttcttcatgGATAGTAGGAGTTtttatcttcttcttcttcttttcctcTACCTCCTCCAACTGTCTTCCATTCCTCAAAGAGTCAGCACTTACACTCTCCCTTGGCGCACCGAGTCTCTTGCCTTTAATCTATTAGTAGCAGTAGCCattttgttggggctggtgtcctttacagttagttcaataacatttaaatctctaaaaggatcaaagggtatacttttgtattaatatcagttggtccacgtttatcaataacggttggcttgctagataagtttgacgttattgtcatactgatggcggtgatcaactggtccctaaaagtcacacctataggatacgtttgagagatgtgacggtatgaaaatacagtcatgttgatgcctaatttgactaaacagttagtcggagttattgactaataattagtcaaacgcgatgttgagatatttatttaatacagattaaataataatggctaagacgaattaagcggttaattcgtaaattgaatataaacgattatatttaattaatgtatattgaattaattatacaatattgtcattgtcggacaagtattaatatatcgactgagtcatgttactagttgatattttaataaccgataaccgatgacgatttataataaaaacccgtcatatacattttagcattttcgtGTCGGACCATgggttaaaaataaggagaaagtggaaagcccactccctcctcttgaagctcacggccgaaacacacaaagggggagcttctctccttttgtgacctaatgATCTCATTTGcaaaacaaattagggtttcggggtaattttctctgaaatttctagatctcacatcgaaaaacctcacaacaactctctcaatattgcaagtcaattagagagtatttctagcacaaggggcatagtctcagacggtcttgggtgcaacgattaggaggaaatctactttgatttctgttcttaggccgcatttcaaaggacccgaggttgattcttgttccttatcattttctcttgtatttttgttttatgacgataatcacatgttaaagatacgttatagtcctaaattttaagggttttatacggatattatcccacaagtggtatcagagagaggccacgtaatttttttcatgttgattttcattaaacaaattgaatcgataattttttgcataaaaaaaaaacgTGCGGCATCAATTTTTGtctcggctgaaatttttttactCGGCTGTTGCGTTTTTTTGTCTTGGAAACCGTGCCATACGGTTCATGTCTGATCAGACGgtcttttgttttcgatttgttctttgcatattgttattttaaacgattattattgcaatatgtttatgttttatcaattgtaaattcatttctatacggattaggttaaTTTGCAATTGGTTTTATCAAATCGATTTTTGTTTGGGACTTTTGTGGCTCACGGTTTAGctgctgaattttt
Encoded here:
- the LOC141601923 gene encoding uncharacterized protein LOC141601923, which produces MFLKELCTHKRKQNEPKGKGPKGKVSEYVYALFQNTFAPKCSNPGMFAIPCTIGDLRFEKAMLDLEASINVIPYDIYEKLKLGPLKGTSVVIQLANRSSVYPKGVVENVMVGVGKLVFPANFYVLDMKSESDIIPVLLGRPFFRTAGTKIYVSKGSLTMEFDGTVVKFEINKPNSHSPVVHSLCVIDTFANHDLLECQKSPIPSKVSEVLQRSPPKEQRCVILWDRREDAGASRGKKKAWFDK